The proteins below come from a single Beutenbergia cavernae DSM 12333 genomic window:
- a CDS encoding RecQ family ATP-dependent DNA helicase translates to MDPLTQTRTAAAAAPSGDLRAEAERALRALVGSDDAALREDQWRAVEALVAERRRALVVQRTGWGKSAVYFVATALLRARGSGPTLIVSPLLALMRDQVAAAGRAGIRAVTVNSANVTEWDQIHAAIAAGEVDVLLCSPERLNNPAFRDEVLPRLAADTGLVVVDEAHCVSDWGHDFRPDYRRIRTLLEDLPRGTPVLATTATANARVSDDVAEQLATDGADVLVLRGALDRDSLRLAVLPRADAATRIAWLADHLGSFSGSGIVYCLTVAMAGEVAEQLRAAGHDVAAYTGQTEPAERERLEADLAANRVRALVATSALGMGFDKPDLAFVVHLGAPSSPIAYYQQIGRAGRALDRADVVLLPGPEDRAIWDYFGSLAFPPEESVRATLAALAEAPDATASTARLETAVDLRRSRLEMMLSVLDVDGAVQRVRGGWRATGAAWAYDAERYERVAQARRAEQAAMEEYERVSDGEPRRAQEDRDSGSERPHREGGHGCRMAFLRAELDDPALEPGWRCGRCDVCVGSWLAPLPTGEEVEEVRARIERPGVEVLPRRQWPTGMAALGLELRGRIAEEERAEPGMALARLDGLGLAARVRDALAPRPDGQEALQVVPADLRPAVRAVLTQWTPGVDGVVLVASERHPALVEHLARGAAGVLGVPVVGQVAAAPGTSAGRHDVNSAQRLASVVRRLELDLAPAARAGLAGKRVLLVDDLTDSGWTLTVAARLLRQAGAAAVTPFVLGMR, encoded by the coding sequence ATGGATCCCCTCACGCAGACCCGCACGGCCGCGGCGGCAGCCCCGAGCGGCGACCTGAGGGCGGAGGCGGAGCGCGCCCTCCGCGCGCTCGTCGGGTCCGACGACGCCGCGCTGCGCGAGGACCAGTGGCGTGCCGTCGAGGCGCTCGTCGCCGAGAGGCGGCGGGCGCTCGTGGTGCAGCGCACGGGCTGGGGAAAGTCGGCCGTGTACTTCGTGGCGACGGCGCTCCTGCGCGCCCGCGGGTCCGGCCCGACGCTCATCGTCTCGCCGCTGCTGGCGCTCATGCGGGACCAGGTCGCCGCGGCCGGGCGCGCCGGGATCCGGGCCGTGACCGTCAACTCGGCGAACGTCACCGAGTGGGACCAGATCCACGCGGCGATCGCCGCGGGCGAGGTCGACGTGCTGCTGTGCTCGCCGGAACGGCTCAACAACCCGGCGTTCCGTGACGAGGTGCTCCCGCGGCTGGCGGCGGACACCGGGCTCGTGGTGGTCGACGAGGCGCACTGCGTCTCGGACTGGGGCCACGACTTCCGGCCCGACTACCGGCGCATCCGCACGCTGCTGGAGGACCTGCCGCGGGGCACGCCGGTGCTCGCGACGACGGCGACGGCGAACGCCCGGGTGAGCGACGACGTCGCCGAACAGCTCGCCACGGACGGGGCGGACGTGCTCGTGCTGCGCGGCGCGCTCGACCGCGACTCGCTCCGCCTCGCCGTGCTGCCGCGGGCCGACGCCGCGACCCGCATCGCGTGGCTCGCCGACCACCTCGGGTCCTTCTCGGGCTCCGGGATCGTGTACTGCCTGACCGTCGCGATGGCGGGCGAGGTCGCCGAGCAGCTGCGCGCCGCCGGCCACGACGTCGCCGCCTACACGGGGCAGACCGAGCCAGCGGAGCGCGAACGCCTCGAGGCGGACCTCGCCGCGAACCGGGTGCGGGCGCTCGTCGCCACGTCGGCGCTCGGGATGGGGTTCGACAAGCCCGACCTGGCGTTCGTCGTCCACCTCGGCGCGCCGTCGTCGCCGATCGCGTACTACCAGCAGATCGGCCGGGCGGGGCGCGCGCTGGACCGGGCCGACGTCGTGCTCCTCCCCGGGCCGGAGGACCGGGCGATCTGGGACTACTTCGGATCGCTCGCGTTCCCGCCCGAGGAGTCGGTCCGCGCCACGCTGGCGGCTCTCGCCGAGGCTCCCGACGCGACGGCGTCGACGGCGCGGCTCGAGACGGCTGTCGACCTGCGCCGGTCCCGCCTGGAGATGATGCTGTCCGTGCTCGACGTCGACGGCGCCGTGCAGCGGGTCCGCGGCGGCTGGCGGGCCACGGGAGCCGCCTGGGCCTACGACGCGGAGCGGTACGAGCGCGTCGCGCAGGCGCGGCGGGCGGAGCAGGCCGCGATGGAGGAGTACGAGCGTGTCTCCGACGGGGAGCCCCGGCGAGCTCAGGAGGATCGCGACAGCGGGAGCGAGCGCCCGCATCGCGAGGGCGGCCACGGGTGCCGGATGGCGTTCCTGCGGGCCGAGCTCGACGACCCGGCTCTCGAGCCGGGGTGGCGGTGCGGCCGGTGCGACGTCTGCGTGGGCAGCTGGCTCGCGCCTCTGCCGACCGGTGAGGAGGTCGAGGAGGTCCGGGCGCGTATCGAGCGTCCCGGGGTCGAGGTCCTGCCTCGCCGCCAGTGGCCCACCGGGATGGCGGCGCTCGGCCTCGAGCTGAGGGGGCGCATCGCCGAGGAGGAGCGGGCCGAGCCGGGGATGGCTCTCGCCCGGCTCGACGGGCTCGGGCTCGCCGCGCGCGTGCGGGATGCGCTCGCCCCTCGGCCGGACGGGCAGGAGGCGCTCCAGGTGGTCCCGGCCGACCTGCGTCCGGCGGTGCGGGCCGTCCTCACCCAGTGGACGCCCGGGGTGGACGGGGTCGTGCTCGTCGCCTCGGAGCGGCACCCGGCTCTCGTCGAGCACCTCGCGCGCGGCGCGGCGGGCGTGCTCGGCGTCCCCGTCGTCGGTCAGGTCGCGGCGGCGCCCGGCACGTCGGCGGGGCGCCACGACGTGAACTCCGCGCAGCGCCTCGCCTCCGTCGTCCGCCGCCTCGAGCTCGACCTCGCCCCGGCCGCCCGCGCCGGTCTCGCGGGCAAGCGGGTCCTGCTCGTGGACGACCTCACGGACTCGGGATGGACGCTGACCGTCGCGGCGCGGCTGCTCCGGCAGGCCGGGGCAGCCGCCGTCACCCCCTTCGTGCTCGGGATGCGCTGA